The following coding sequences lie in one Sulfitobacter sp. D7 genomic window:
- the glf gene encoding UDP-galactopyranose mutase, which yields MHIFIIGAGLSGAVTARTLAEAGHKITVVESRDHLAGNCHTARCDQTGVMVHHYGPHIFHTDDVEVWDYVNSFALFRPYRNRVKSTVDGAVYSLPVNLHTINQFFGKTFRPDEARAFIEETQADRTITDPQSFEEQALRFVGPALYEAFFKGYTEKQWGCSPRDLPASILKRLPLRFNYDDNYFAHTFQGMPEAGYTAMVAAILDHPGIDLHLNTPYSEDMADRADHLIWTGPLDGYFNAKLGRLGYRTLDFERFTHEGDYQGCAVMNYGDAEVPWTRITEHKHFAPWESHEGSVLYRESARACGEDDIPYYPIRLVEEKALLSQYEALAAAEDGVSFLGRLGTYRYLDMDVTIREALNFARRFVAARS from the coding sequence ATGCATATATTCATCATCGGTGCTGGCCTGTCCGGTGCCGTTACCGCGCGGACATTAGCCGAAGCTGGACATAAGATCACCGTGGTGGAAAGCCGCGATCATCTCGCCGGCAATTGCCATACCGCCCGCTGTGATCAAACCGGGGTCATGGTGCATCACTACGGGCCGCATATTTTCCACACCGATGACGTTGAAGTCTGGGATTACGTCAACAGCTTTGCGCTCTTTCGCCCCTATCGCAACAGGGTCAAAAGCACCGTTGACGGGGCCGTCTACTCCTTGCCGGTGAACCTGCATACGATCAACCAGTTCTTCGGCAAAACCTTCCGCCCCGACGAGGCCCGCGCCTTTATCGAAGAGACACAGGCCGATCGTACCATCACCGATCCGCAAAGTTTCGAAGAGCAGGCGCTACGTTTCGTAGGCCCCGCACTCTATGAGGCCTTTTTCAAAGGCTATACGGAAAAACAATGGGGCTGTTCGCCACGCGACCTGCCGGCATCAATCCTCAAACGTCTGCCACTGCGCTTTAACTATGACGACAATTACTTCGCACATACGTTCCAAGGCATGCCCGAGGCAGGCTATACTGCTATGGTTGCTGCTATTCTCGACCATCCCGGCATCGATTTACATCTCAACACGCCCTATTCGGAAGATATGGCAGACCGCGCCGACCATTTGATATGGACCGGCCCGTTGGATGGCTACTTTAACGCGAAGCTTGGGCGGCTTGGCTACCGCACGTTGGATTTCGAGCGGTTCACCCATGAGGGTGATTACCAAGGCTGCGCTGTGATGAACTATGGTGATGCTGAGGTGCCTTGGACCCGGATTACCGAACACAAGCATTTCGCTCCTTGGGAGAGCCACGAAGGATCAGTGCTTTACCGCGAATCTGCCCGCGCCTGTGGCGAAGATGATATCCCCTATTACCCAATCCGTCTGGTGGAAGAGAAAGCGCTGCTCAGCCAATATGAAGCGTTGGCCGCAGCGGAAGATGGGGTGAGCTTCCTCGGGCGGCTTGGCACCTACCGCTATCTTGATATGGATGTAACAATCCGCGAAGCGCTGAATTTCGCGAGGAGATTTGTTGCGGCACGAAGCTAA
- a CDS encoding mannose-1-phosphate guanylyltransferase/mannose-6-phosphate isomerase, with translation MTNIVHPILLAGGSGTRLWPLSRKSYPKQFAKLMGDESLFQASVLRLSGEGFAAPVILTGSDFRFIVTEQLAAVEIAPTGILIEPEGRNTAPAILAAALNLAVRAPKALMLVAPSDHVIPDAAGFRAAVQGATDAAQAGQLVTFGIRPDRAETGYGWLEMSEAPSADFAPEPQPLKRFVEKPDSASAQAMLEGGKHLWNAGIFLFSVQTIITAFKTYAPEMLAQVRTAVDQAAQDLGFTRLAPDAWAQVEDISIDYAVMEKADNLSVVPYGGVWSDLGGWDAVWRESGPDEAGVVTTDSATAIDCENTLLRADDPQQQLVGIGLTDIIAVAMPDAVLVAHKDRAQDVKKAVAALKAKGASQAETLPRDYRPWGWFESLVVGSRFQVKRIVVHPGAALSLQSHHHRAEHWIVVEGTAQVTVGEKVQLVTENQSVYIPLGVTHRMENPGKVPMVLIEVQTGSYLGEDDIIRYEDVYARGQGAKG, from the coding sequence ATGACCAATATTGTTCATCCCATTCTTCTGGCTGGCGGCTCTGGCACACGGCTTTGGCCGTTGTCGCGCAAAAGCTACCCTAAGCAATTCGCCAAGCTGATGGGGGATGAGAGCCTGTTTCAGGCTTCGGTTCTGCGGCTGTCGGGCGAAGGCTTTGCCGCGCCGGTGATCCTCACTGGGTCGGATTTCCGTTTCATTGTGACTGAGCAATTGGCCGCTGTCGAAATTGCGCCTACGGGTATTTTGATAGAGCCTGAGGGGCGTAATACGGCGCCTGCGATCCTCGCTGCTGCGCTTAACCTTGCGGTCCGCGCCCCCAAAGCGCTGATGCTAGTCGCGCCTTCTGACCATGTGATCCCTGATGCGGCAGGCTTCCGCGCCGCCGTACAAGGCGCGACTGATGCCGCACAGGCAGGTCAGTTGGTGACTTTTGGCATTCGCCCTGACCGGGCTGAAACCGGCTATGGCTGGCTGGAGATGAGCGAGGCGCCAAGTGCAGATTTTGCCCCTGAGCCACAGCCTTTGAAACGCTTTGTCGAAAAACCCGATAGCGCATCTGCCCAAGCGATGCTTGAGGGCGGCAAGCATCTTTGGAACGCAGGTATTTTTCTCTTTTCAGTGCAGACCATCATTACCGCTTTCAAGACCTATGCCCCTGAGATGCTGGCACAGGTGCGCACGGCTGTTGATCAGGCAGCACAGGATCTCGGCTTCACTCGCCTGGCACCCGATGCTTGGGCGCAGGTCGAAGATATCTCGATCGACTACGCGGTGATGGAGAAGGCTGATAACCTGAGCGTTGTGCCCTATGGTGGTGTCTGGTCAGACTTAGGCGGCTGGGATGCCGTTTGGCGTGAGTCGGGGCCGGATGAGGCCGGGGTGGTCACCACGGACTCGGCCACAGCAATTGATTGCGAGAACACCCTGCTGCGCGCCGACGATCCTCAACAGCAATTGGTGGGCATAGGGCTAACCGACATTATCGCCGTGGCCATGCCCGATGCGGTGCTGGTTGCTCATAAAGACCGCGCACAAGACGTGAAGAAAGCCGTGGCCGCGCTGAAGGCCAAGGGGGCTTCTCAAGCCGAAACCTTGCCGCGTGATTATCGGCCTTGGGGCTGGTTTGAAAGCCTCGTCGTGGGATCGCGTTTCCAGGTGAAGCGTATTGTTGTTCATCCCGGTGCCGCTCTTAGCCTGCAAAGTCATCACCACCGTGCGGAGCATTGGATCGTGGTCGAAGGCACGGCGCAGGTGACTGTAGGGGAAAAGGTGCAACTCGTGACCGAGAACCAGTCGGTCTATATTCCGCTTGGCGTGACCCACCGAATGGAGAACCCCGGCAAGGTGCCGATGGTCCTGATCGAAGTGCAAACTGGCAGCTATCTGGGTGAGGATGACATCATCCGTTATGAGGATGTCTATGCACGCGGGCAGGGGGCGAAGGGGTAA
- the fcl gene encoding GDP-L-fucose synthase encodes MQKIYIAGHRGMVGSAILRRLEARKAAGEDLHLVTRTHAELDLTDQAAVRDFMQSENPDVVFLAAAKVGGIHANNTYPADFIYDNLMIECNVIHQAFAAGVTRLLQLGSSCIYPRASAQPMKEDALLTGVLEPTNEPYAVAKIAGIKLCESYNRQHGTDYRSVMPTNLYGPGDNFHPENSHVLPALIRRFHEAVQAGDEEVQIWGSGKPRREFLHVDDMAEASLFVLGLDPETYAANTEPMLSHINVGTGTDVAIMELAQMVAKVTGFQGRITSDSNKLDGTLRKLMDVSRLADMGWRASIHLDKGLQDTYDWFMKNQNSIRH; translated from the coding sequence ATGCAGAAAATCTATATCGCAGGGCATCGCGGCATGGTCGGTAGCGCGATCCTGCGCCGGCTTGAGGCGCGTAAAGCGGCGGGCGAAGACCTTCACTTGGTGACGCGCACCCATGCGGAGCTAGACCTAACGGATCAGGCTGCGGTGCGCGACTTCATGCAGTCCGAAAACCCAGATGTTGTGTTCCTCGCCGCGGCGAAGGTGGGGGGCATTCATGCCAATAACACCTATCCGGCGGACTTCATCTACGACAATTTAATGATTGAATGTAACGTCATCCATCAGGCCTTTGCTGCTGGTGTCACGCGACTGCTGCAACTCGGCTCAAGCTGCATCTACCCGCGTGCCTCGGCGCAACCGATGAAAGAGGATGCACTACTAACCGGCGTGCTTGAGCCCACCAATGAGCCCTATGCGGTTGCCAAGATTGCCGGAATCAAGCTCTGCGAAAGTTATAACCGGCAGCATGGTACGGATTACCGCTCGGTCATGCCTACGAACCTCTACGGTCCCGGCGACAATTTCCACCCGGAGAATTCCCATGTGCTGCCCGCGCTGATCCGGCGGTTTCATGAGGCGGTGCAAGCAGGCGATGAAGAGGTGCAAATCTGGGGTTCAGGAAAGCCGCGGCGGGAGTTTTTGCATGTGGACGATATGGCCGAAGCGAGCCTTTTCGTGCTCGGCCTTGACCCTGAAACCTATGCCGCCAACACCGAACCGATGTTGAGCCACATTAACGTGGGCACTGGTACCGATGTCGCAATCATGGAGCTGGCACAGATGGTGGCCAAAGTGACTGGCTTTCAGGGACGCATTACCAGTGATTCCAACAAACTGGATGGCACCCTGCGCAAGCTGATGGATGTGAGCCGTTTGGCGGACATGGGCTGGCGGGCGTCAATTCACCTCGATAAAGGTCTGCAGGACACCTATGACTGGTTTATGAAAAACCAAAATAGCATTCGCCACTGA
- the gmd gene encoding GDP-mannose 4,6-dehydratase, translated as MKKALITGVTGQDGSYLAEFLLNKGYEVHGIKRRASSFNTQRIDHIYEDPHGGHTRFKLHYGDLTDTSNLTRILAEVRPDEVYNLGAQSHVAVSFEAPEYTADVDAIGTLRLLEAIRFLGMEKTTRFYQASTSELYGLVQETPQTETTPFHPRSPYAVAKMYAYWIAVNYREAYGMYACNGILFNHESPRRGETFVTRKITRGLANIAQGLEPCLYMGNIDSLRDWGHAKDYVRMQWMMLQQDTPEDFVIATGVQYSVREFITWTGKELGLTLEFSSEGVDEIATVTNIEGSMAPGLKVGDVVMRIDPRYFRPAEVETLLGDPAKAKKILGWVPEITAQEMCAEMVVEDLRTARRHALLKEHGYALPISVEQS; from the coding sequence ATGAAGAAAGCACTCATTACAGGGGTTACCGGGCAGGACGGCTCCTATCTGGCGGAATTCCTCTTGAACAAAGGCTATGAGGTGCATGGCATTAAACGCCGGGCATCATCCTTCAATACTCAACGTATCGACCATATCTACGAAGACCCACATGGAGGCCACACCCGGTTCAAACTGCATTACGGCGATCTAACCGACACCTCAAACCTCACTCGCATTCTCGCCGAAGTGCGCCCCGATGAAGTCTATAACCTCGGCGCGCAGTCCCATGTGGCCGTGAGTTTTGAGGCCCCCGAATACACCGCCGATGTGGACGCTATCGGTACCCTGCGCCTGCTCGAAGCGATCCGATTTCTGGGAATGGAAAAAACCACGCGGTTCTATCAAGCATCAACGTCTGAACTTTACGGTCTGGTGCAGGAAACGCCACAGACCGAAACGACGCCTTTCCACCCACGCAGTCCCTATGCGGTGGCGAAAATGTACGCCTATTGGATCGCGGTAAACTACCGCGAAGCCTATGGCATGTATGCCTGTAACGGCATCTTATTTAACCATGAGTCCCCCCGCCGGGGTGAGACCTTTGTGACGCGTAAAATCACCCGCGGTTTGGCCAATATCGCTCAAGGGCTGGAACCTTGTCTCTATATGGGCAACATCGACTCCCTGCGCGATTGGGGCCATGCGAAAGACTATGTTCGGATGCAGTGGATGATGCTGCAACAAGACACGCCCGAAGACTTCGTGATCGCCACAGGTGTGCAATATTCGGTGCGCGAATTCATCACTTGGACCGGTAAGGAACTGGGCTTGACGCTGGAGTTCAGCAGCGAAGGCGTCGACGAAATCGCGACGGTCACTAACATCGAAGGCTCCATGGCACCAGGTTTGAAGGTCGGCGATGTGGTGATGCGCATTGACCCGCGCTATTTCCGTCCAGCAGAGGTTGAGACGCTGCTGGGTGACCCGGCCAAGGCCAAAAAGATACTGGGCTGGGTGCCCGAGATCACCGCACAGGAAATGTGTGCCGAGATGGTGGTCGAAGACCTGCGCACAGCGCGGCGGCATGCGCTGCTGAAAGAGCATGGCTATGCACTGCCGATCAGCGTGGAGCAGAGCTAA
- a CDS encoding M10 family metallopeptidase C-terminal domain-containing protein, translated as MDVGDTFNGTISSTTDEDWVAIELTAGESYTFALNGVTLSDPYLKLYDSTGRLLASNDDGGTGLNALMNFTASSTGTYYIAADAYSSQIGTYTLETSVDVPPAPGTLDEMADFLTDGYWQSTGRSGRSYDTRSDNIITVNISGLTAEGQQLARWAFEAWELVADLEFQVTSSFSADMTFQDHASGAYASSSTIGSVIQSATVNISTSWLSSYGTTIDSYSFATYIHEIGHALGLGHQGAYNGSATYGTDETFSNDSWQLSVMSYFNQNENTTVNASYAAVVGAQMVDIIAIQNLYGASNVTQGNTIWGEGTNLSGYFSNALSSTSSSSVYSGRAISFTIFDRGGTDLLDLSFSTTADRIDLSGGSFSDVGGLIGNLGIARGTLIENLNAGSGNDTISGNWAGNEIRGNDGDDLIVSGGGWDQVWGGDGEETIYGGDGNDTLYGENGADGVYGGSGNDVVYGGTGNDTVGGSGGNDLVWGEAGDDQVWGAAGNDTLHGNDGQDTVGGGNGNDLMYGELGNDVLWGGDGNDTMYGGTENDELSGGGGGDVMNGGTGNDTLWGSWANDVLDGGSGNDLIGGGSQNDLLYGREGDDTLRGSWGNDTLVGGSGNDELDAGVGADTFIFYENFGRDTLTDFNISEGDRLWLDDALWGGGLSTQQVVDQFLVTMSDGSLALRFSANEQFILDGVTTSAGLAGVIDIL; from the coding sequence ATGGATGTTGGCGATACATTCAACGGTACAATCAGCTCGACTACCGATGAGGATTGGGTGGCCATCGAATTGACGGCTGGAGAAAGCTACACCTTCGCGCTCAACGGAGTTACACTCAGCGACCCTTACTTAAAGCTTTATGATAGCACCGGCCGGTTGCTTGCTTCCAATGACGATGGCGGGACAGGGCTCAATGCTCTAATGAACTTTACGGCATCCAGCACGGGAACCTATTATATTGCGGCAGATGCATATTCTTCGCAAATTGGCACTTATACTCTTGAGACTTCGGTGGATGTTCCGCCAGCACCCGGGACGCTCGACGAAATGGCTGATTTCTTGACCGATGGGTATTGGCAATCCACCGGTCGGTCAGGCCGCAGCTATGACACCCGCAGCGACAATATCATCACCGTCAATATCAGCGGCCTGACAGCCGAAGGACAGCAACTGGCCCGATGGGCATTTGAAGCTTGGGAACTCGTGGCCGATTTGGAGTTCCAAGTCACCAGTAGCTTCAGCGCCGATATGACCTTCCAAGATCATGCGTCCGGTGCCTATGCCTCGTCTTCGACGATTGGCAGCGTGATCCAATCTGCAACAGTGAATATTTCGACCAGTTGGCTCAGCAGCTACGGCACCACGATCGACAGCTATTCTTTCGCCACTTACATCCATGAGATTGGCCATGCTTTGGGTCTGGGTCACCAAGGGGCCTATAATGGCAGTGCCACTTATGGCACTGATGAGACCTTCTCAAATGACAGCTGGCAGCTGTCGGTAATGTCGTATTTTAACCAGAATGAGAATACGACGGTGAACGCCAGCTATGCTGCCGTCGTAGGCGCGCAAATGGTTGATATCATCGCGATCCAGAACCTCTATGGCGCGTCTAATGTGACCCAAGGTAATACCATTTGGGGCGAGGGCACCAACCTGTCGGGGTATTTCTCCAATGCCCTAAGCAGCACCAGCAGCAGCTCGGTCTATAGTGGGCGGGCAATTAGCTTCACCATTTTTGACCGGGGCGGCACCGATCTGCTTGATCTGAGTTTTTCGACCACGGCTGACCGGATTGATCTCAGTGGTGGTAGTTTTTCAGACGTGGGCGGGCTGATTGGTAACTTGGGCATCGCGCGCGGTACATTGATCGAGAACCTTAACGCAGGCTCTGGAAATGATACAATCTCAGGCAACTGGGCGGGGAATGAAATCCGCGGAAATGACGGCGACGATTTAATAGTGTCAGGCGGCGGCTGGGACCAAGTCTGGGGCGGCGATGGAGAGGAAACCATCTACGGTGGCGACGGCAACGATACGCTTTATGGCGAGAATGGTGCCGATGGTGTTTATGGCGGCAGCGGCAATGATGTTGTCTATGGCGGTACGGGCAATGATACGGTCGGCGGCAGCGGCGGCAATGATCTGGTCTGGGGTGAGGCGGGCGACGATCAAGTCTGGGGAGCTGCCGGTAACGACACTCTGCATGGCAACGACGGCCAAGACACAGTCGGCGGCGGCAATGGCAATGACCTAATGTACGGCGAACTTGGAAATGACGTTCTTTGGGGGGGCGATGGTAACGACACCATGTATGGCGGCACCGAGAACGATGAGCTGAGCGGTGGTGGCGGCGGCGACGTTATGAATGGCGGCACAGGCAATGACACGCTTTGGGGTAGCTGGGCCAATGATGTTCTGGATGGCGGCAGCGGCAATGATCTGATCGGCGGCGGCAGCCAGAACGATCTGCTCTATGGGCGCGAGGGCGATGACACGCTGCGCGGCAGTTGGGGCAATGATACACTGGTCGGTGGCAGCGGGAATGATGAACTCGATGCCGGCGTGGGGGCTGACACCTTTATCTTCTACGAGAACTTTGGCCGCGATACCCTGACTGACTTCAACATCAGCGAAGGCGACCGGCTGTGGCTCGACGACGCGCTTTGGGGCGGTGGTCTAAGCACGCAGCAGGTGGTCGATCAATTCCTCGTTACGATGTCAGATGGCAGCCTTGCTCTGCGCTTCTCGGCGAATGAGCAGTTCATCTTGGACGGGGTCACCACAAGCGCCGGTCTTGCGGGTGTGATCGATATTCTCTGA
- a CDS encoding replication initiator protein A encodes MTAAAAGGPLSAPRGSGDFFVCDIFDAAPKDDLGTMEHPIFSLSTRPDRRILSYAHNDTTVDVVPSVKGRATIHDKDILIYCVSQLMAGLNAGREISRRLTLKAHDLLVATNRDTSGDSYARLRDAFERLAGTRITTNMTTGGIEVTQGFGLIESWEIARQGRGGRMLSVTVVLSEWLFRAVMNKSVLTLSRAYFGLRKPLERRLYELARKHCGRQPEWRISVSVLHKKSGSAAPVRVFRAAVRKMIAEGLPDYEISEEPGDIILFTRRGQVVEPGAGEMPLLSSDTLAQARILMPGEDVHALEAEWQAWWRESGRRRLMAPDRAFLGWVETRAKRAR; translated from the coding sequence ATGACAGCAGCAGCGGCAGGCGGACCTTTGTCCGCTCCCCGAGGGTCAGGCGATTTCTTTGTATGCGATATTTTTGATGCCGCGCCCAAGGACGACCTGGGTACGATGGAGCATCCGATTTTTTCGCTCTCGACCCGGCCTGACCGTCGCATCCTAAGCTATGCTCATAATGATACGACTGTTGATGTGGTGCCATCGGTGAAAGGCCGCGCGACGATCCATGACAAAGACATCCTGATTTATTGTGTCAGCCAGTTGATGGCGGGGCTGAATGCAGGCCGCGAGATCTCGCGGCGGCTGACGCTCAAGGCGCATGACCTTTTGGTCGCGACCAACCGCGATACTTCCGGCGATAGCTATGCCCGGCTGCGCGACGCTTTCGAGCGGTTGGCCGGCACAAGGATCACCACAAATATGACCACCGGTGGCATTGAAGTAACCCAAGGTTTCGGCCTCATCGAAAGCTGGGAGATCGCCCGACAGGGCCGGGGCGGGCGGATGTTAAGCGTCACGGTTGTGCTGTCGGAATGGTTGTTTCGCGCGGTGATGAACAAATCGGTCCTGACTTTGAGCCGTGCTTATTTTGGCCTGCGCAAGCCGCTCGAGCGGCGGCTTTATGAATTGGCGCGCAAACATTGCGGGCGTCAACCGGAGTGGCGCATTTCCGTGTCTGTACTGCATAAGAAATCCGGCTCTGCCGCCCCGGTGCGGGTGTTTCGCGCAGCGGTGCGCAAGATGATCGCAGAAGGGCTGCCCGATTATGAGATCAGTGAAGAGCCGGGCGATATCATACTCTTTACCCGCCGTGGCCAAGTGGTGGAGCCAGGGGCGGGGGAGATGCCGCTACTCAGCTCTGACACATTGGCCCAAGCGCGGATCTTAATGCCGGGCGAAGATGTTCATGCGCTTGAGGCCGAATGGCAGGCGTGGTGGCGCGAAAGCGGGCGGCGGCGGTTGATGGCGCCAGACCGTGCCTTTCTCGGCTGGGTTGAAACTCGTGCCAAGCGGGCACGGTAA
- a CDS encoding AAA family ATPase, with the protein MAVETSGKPPYFNIDPDKAQSALGAATTTASFEAIARACKAGRSDLESRGLEATGGRSLRRFSTWEITRYLIPVATGHFRRVLKNNPELPQGLSETEGGAKWFTLDEVLRLRAHFGQEGSKAKEYLPYRPAGQPAKMVAVANFKGGVGKTSTAAHLAMSAALDGYRVLVVDLDSQGSMTSIFGGKVEDEWQTVFPLLARHYAGHQRIENQRRLDRGDPPVPLDDTLSDALEVHSNSLIQETHWPNIDLIGAQLNLYWAEFQIPVWRMSGRGWKLWDALTDTFEADGVLDRYDVIFIDTPPALGYLTINGLAAADILLVPLGASFLEFDSTGRFFDMLHATFGSIEEAENMAARALGRAELNFEWDAVRAVVTRFDGAQQAELAALMQAYLGNTLSPHRQDFTALIGQANEQVQGIYEADYRDFNRETYVRGRETFDATYAAFKQLLIGAWRRDELAARRAAE; encoded by the coding sequence ATGGCAGTAGAGACTTCGGGCAAGCCCCCCTATTTCAACATCGACCCCGATAAGGCCCAGAGCGCTTTAGGCGCGGCCACCACCACCGCCAGTTTCGAAGCCATCGCTCGTGCCTGCAAGGCGGGGCGTAGCGATCTAGAAAGCCGGGGGCTTGAGGCTACAGGCGGGCGCAGCCTACGCCGTTTCTCCACTTGGGAGATCACCCGCTATCTGATCCCCGTAGCGACTGGCCATTTCCGTCGCGTGCTCAAGAACAATCCAGAACTCCCGCAAGGCCTGTCTGAGACCGAAGGCGGTGCCAAATGGTTCACCCTTGATGAGGTGCTGCGCCTGCGCGCGCATTTCGGACAGGAAGGGTCCAAGGCCAAAGAGTACCTGCCCTATCGTCCTGCGGGCCAGCCGGCGAAAATGGTTGCTGTTGCCAATTTCAAAGGTGGTGTGGGCAAAACCTCGACCGCCGCGCATCTGGCTATGTCAGCCGCTCTTGATGGCTACCGGGTGCTGGTGGTCGATCTCGACAGCCAAGGGTCAATGACTTCGATCTTTGGTGGCAAGGTAGAGGACGAATGGCAGACGGTCTTCCCACTTTTGGCGCGCCACTACGCAGGCCACCAACGGATCGAGAACCAACGCCGTCTTGACCGCGGCGACCCGCCTGTGCCACTGGACGATACGCTGAGCGACGCGCTGGAGGTTCACAGCAACAGCCTGATTCAAGAAACCCATTGGCCCAATATTGACCTGATCGGCGCCCAGCTGAACCTCTATTGGGCTGAGTTCCAAATCCCTGTCTGGCGCATGTCGGGGCGAGGTTGGAAGCTTTGGGATGCGCTCACCGACACATTCGAGGCCGATGGCGTGTTGGATCGTTATGATGTGATTTTCATCGATACGCCCCCTGCCCTTGGCTATCTGACCATCAACGGTCTCGCCGCGGCTGATATCCTGCTGGTCCCGCTTGGCGCATCGTTTCTTGAGTTCGATTCCACCGGCCGGTTCTTCGACATGCTCCATGCGACCTTTGGCTCGATTGAAGAAGCAGAGAATATGGCCGCCCGTGCTCTTGGCCGGGCTGAGTTGAACTTTGAATGGGATGCTGTGCGCGCCGTGGTCACCCGATTTGACGGCGCACAACAGGCTGAACTTGCAGCCCTGATGCAGGCCTATCTGGGCAATACACTGTCACCGCATCGGCAGGATTTCACGGCTCTAATCGGTCAAGCCAACGAACAGGTCCAAGGCATTTATGAAGCCGACTACCGCGACTTTAACCGCGAAACCTATGTGCGTGGGCGAGAGACTTTTGATGCGACCTATGCCGCTTTCAAGCAGCTTCTGATCGGTGCATGGCGCCGCGATGAGCTTGCCGCGCGCAGGGCCGCGGAATGA
- a CDS encoding ParB/RepB/Spo0J family partition protein, producing MAKRKRLTPANPAYLGAAPETKSMSPLGPTTLRAPIADVASEASATAALAQMSDELANARSSGRMIAMLDLAQVKMDYLVRDRVAADDEEMQTLIASLRDRGQQTSIEVADLGGGSYGLISGWRRCQALMRLNREDGETRRVLALLRRPAEASDAYLAMVEENEIRVGLSYFERARIAAKATDQGVYDSDKAALLSLFRAASRAKRSKIRSFLPVVRQLDGVLRFPQALGERMGLQLGKMLEEDASFAARLTKRLQEAEVTDARAEQAVIAHALTPEKDAKAPKAKTSAVAYTETEIRPGLTLRDHGKDKRIEISGDNLTPELRHRLLYWLKSQH from the coding sequence ATGGCCAAGCGCAAACGTTTAACCCCCGCCAACCCCGCCTACCTCGGTGCCGCGCCTGAGACGAAATCTATGTCACCGCTCGGCCCTACCACTCTGCGTGCCCCCATCGCGGATGTCGCATCAGAGGCATCCGCGACCGCTGCATTGGCGCAGATGAGCGATGAACTGGCCAATGCCCGAAGCTCTGGCCGGATGATCGCAATGCTGGATCTAGCACAGGTTAAAATGGATTACCTCGTCCGCGACCGCGTCGCCGCGGATGACGAAGAGATGCAGACCCTGATCGCCTCGCTCCGTGATAGAGGCCAGCAAACCTCAATCGAGGTGGCGGATCTCGGTGGGGGCTCCTATGGATTGATCTCTGGCTGGCGGCGTTGTCAGGCGCTGATGCGGCTTAACCGTGAGGATGGTGAGACCCGTCGGGTATTGGCCCTGCTTCGCAGACCTGCCGAAGCCTCCGACGCCTATTTGGCAATGGTAGAGGAAAACGAGATCCGGGTCGGTTTAAGCTACTTCGAGCGCGCCCGCATCGCCGCCAAAGCGACGGATCAAGGGGTCTACGACAGTGACAAAGCTGCCCTTTTGAGCCTGTTTCGCGCAGCATCTCGTGCCAAGAGATCCAAGATCCGGTCTTTTCTGCCAGTGGTTCGTCAACTCGACGGCGTGTTGCGTTTCCCCCAGGCTTTGGGCGAACGCATGGGTCTGCAGTTGGGCAAGATGCTTGAGGAAGATGCCAGTTTTGCAGCCCGGTTGACCAAGCGCTTGCAGGAAGCAGAGGTAACGGACGCGCGAGCAGAGCAAGCGGTAATTGCTCACGCCCTTACCCCAGAAAAAGATGCGAAGGCGCCGAAGGCCAAGACAAGCGCCGTTGCCTATACAGAGACTGAAATTCGCCCCGGACTGACCCTGCGCGATCATGGAAAAGACAAACGCATTGAGATCTCGGGCGATAACCTGACGCCAGAGCTCCGGCACCGCTTGCTCTACTGGCTGAAATCTCAGCATTAG